Part of the Streptomyces sp. NBC_01353 genome, CCGGGCTCAGCCGCTCCCACCAGGAGATCGGTGAGGAGATCACCCAGCTCGTCGGGATGAGCCGTGAGCAGTTCTGCCAGGTCGTCCTCCTTCCGCAGGGCGACTTCGCGCGCTTCCTGCGGGCCGACGCCGAGGCCCGCGGCAAGCTGCTCGGCCGGCTCTTCGACACCCGGCGGTTCGCGGCCGTCGAGGAGCGCCTCGCCGATCTGCGGCGCGCCGCCGAGCAGCAGGTACGGGACGGGGACGAACGGCTGCTCGCGCTCTCCCACCGGATGGCGCAGGAAACGGGCGGCGCCGTGGTCGAGGAGCGGCCCGGCGAGCCCGGACTCGCCGAGGCCGTCCAGACCGGGGCTGCCGTGGCCCGGTCCGAGGCGCGCGAGGCGCTCGACATCGCCGACTCCGCCGTCTCGGCGGCCGAGTGGCGACAGGCGGCAGCCCGCCACGCGCTCGACGCGGAAAGGGACCTGGCGGCCCGTCAGGCGCGGCACGCGGAGGCGCGGCGACGGCAGCGGGAGCTGGAGGAACGCCGGCCCGAGCGGGACACATGGGAGGCGACGCTGGAGCGCGCCCGCAAGGCCGACCGCGTGGCGCCCGCCCTCGGCCTGCGGGCCGACGCGGAGCGCGATCACGCGGCGGCGGGCTCCGCCCGGGAGCAGATCCGCGGCAGGCTGCCCGCCGACCTGGCCGACGCGGGCGCGGAGCAACTGTCCGCCCTGGAGCGCCGACTGCGCGAGGAGCTCGGCGGCCTCGAGTCCGCGCGGCGCGCCGAGCGGCGCAGCGCCGACATCGCCCAGGAGCGCGCCGTTCTGGAGCGCCAGGCCCGCGCCGACGAGGAGATCCTCCAGGACGCGGGCGGCTGGCTCGCCGGGTGGGGGACCCGGCGCGCGGAGCTGACGGCACGCATCGAGTCGGCCCAGGAGGCCGCCGCCCGCGCCGAGCACCTGGCGGGCCGCCTCGAACCCGCCCGCCGCAGGCTGTCGGCGGCCCGCCGCCGCGACGACCTCGCGGAGCGGACGAACACCGCCGAGGCCCGGCTCACGGCCGCCCGCGAGCACCGCAACGCGGCCCACGAAGCCTGGCTCGACGTCAAGTCCCGGCGCCTGCAGGGCATCGCGGCCGAACTGGCAGCCGCCCTCACCCCAGGCGCCCCCTGCCAGGTCTGCGGCTCCGCCGACCACCCGGCCCCCGCCCGCACCGGCGCCGACCACGTCGACCGCACCGCGGAGGACGCGGCCTACGCCGCCTTCACGCGCGCGGAGGAGACCAGGACCACTGCCGAACGCGAGCTCGCGGTCACCCGCGAATCCTGGTCCGCGTCCCGCGCGGAGGTCCTGGCGGGAACGGCCCCCACGATCCCGACGCAGGGCCGCACCCCTGCCGACGCGGAGCCGGTCGCAGGGGTCCTTACGGGAAGCGCCACAGCAACCCCGAATCCGGGCCACACGCCCGCCGACGACGAGCCGTCCGCTCTGCCCGCCTCCGTCGGGCGGGCGCCGAGCGGCACGACGGGCGACGCGGAGCCGGCGCCTCGGGCGCCCGGCACGGCGGGCGACCGCCAGGGCGGCGCGACGTGGGGTGAGTTCGCCGCCTTCGGCGGGCCCGGTGCCGCCGCGGGCCATGCGGCGGTAGGCGCCCGCGAGGGCGCCGCTCCCGTGGCCGGCGGGCGGGTCCCGGCGGAAGCGGTGGCCGAGCCCACCGTCGCCGAACTGACCCGCGAGGTCGAGGAGTTGGCCGGGCGGCACGCCGAGGCGCACGCGCTCGCCGCGCAGACGCACGGGGCGCGTGAGGCGCTCGCGCGGGCCGAGCGGGAGTACGAGAGAAGGGTCGGCGCGCAGCGGGACGCCGAGCGGCGGATGGCCGGGCGGACCTCGCAGCGTGAGGCGCTCGACCGCGAGCAGGCCGGCCTGGACGCCGAACTGGTCAGGGGCCGTGGCGAGTCCGGGAGCGTCGCCGAGCAC contains:
- a CDS encoding SMC family ATPase; the protein is MRLHRLVVTAFGPFGTTQEIDFDALSSAGLFLLHGPTGAGKTSVLDAVCFALYGAVPGARQSPGASLRSDHAPTGTSTEVTLELTVGDRRLEITRRPAQPRPKKRGGGFTTEKAQSWLREYDAGTAEWTGLSRSHQEIGEEITQLVGMSREQFCQVVLLPQGDFARFLRADAEARGKLLGRLFDTRRFAAVEERLADLRRAAEQQVRDGDERLLALSHRMAQETGGAVVEERPGEPGLAEAVQTGAAVARSEAREALDIADSAVSAAEWRQAAARHALDAERDLAARQARHAEARRRQRELEERRPERDTWEATLERARKADRVAPALGLRADAERDHAAAGSAREQIRGRLPADLADAGAEQLSALERRLREELGGLESARRAERRSADIAQERAVLERQARADEEILQDAGGWLAGWGTRRAELTARIESAQEAAARAEHLAGRLEPARRRLSAARRRDDLAERTNTAEARLTAAREHRNAAHEAWLDVKSRRLQGIAAELAAALTPGAPCQVCGSADHPAPARTGADHVDRTAEDAAYAAFTRAEETRTTAERELAVTRESWSASRAEVLAGTAPTIPTQGRTPADAEPVAGVLTGSATATPNPGHTPADDEPSALPASVGRAPSGTTGDAEPAPRAPGTAGDRQGGATWGEFAAFGGPGAAAGHAAVGAREGAAPVAGGRVPAEAVAEPTVAELTREVEELAGRHAEAHALAAQTHGAREALARAEREYERRVGAQRDAERRMAGRTSQREALDREQAGLDAELVRGRGESGSVAEHASRLERKIAILIDAAETVRAVDLTSQRLKEADDRLADAAFRAGFDTPAQAARALLEDGARRILQQRLDAWQAEAAAVADRLAEPETRAAADRPPAEPASAETAHTAAERALRDATSALAVVRDRCAELARLSRQADTEVRRLGPLREEYERVARLAGLTAGTSAENERKMRLESYVLAARLEQVAAAATARLQRMSSGRYTLVHSDARTGGKRAGLGLHVVDAWTGNERDTATLSGGETFFASLALALGLADVVTDEAGGVRLDTLFIDEGFGSLDDQTLDEVLDVLDSLRERDRSVGIVSHVGDLRRRIPAQLEVVKERGGSAVKLRTGGGLSG